One genomic segment of Gemmatimonadota bacterium includes these proteins:
- the serS gene encoding serine--tRNA ligase: MHDLRLIRDQIEQLRDGMRRRGKLAQYAGDIDEAERLDKARRAAITAVEEKKARRNAVTQEVGRLKKAKADAEAQLAESRALGEEIARIEAELAPLQARLDELLLGIPNIPLGDVPEGDESQNRVVRTWGEPRAAESVRPHWEVGAQLGLLDLERGAKVAGSGFIVYRGKGARMIRSFMNAMLDLHTGEFGYEEVWVPVVVNRASMIGTGQLPKFEDDMYALRDEELFLIPTAEVPVTNLYRDEILSAEELPKALCAYSPCFRREAGSAGKDTRGVLRVHEFDKVELVRYATPEQSEAELEKLLGHAESVLQRLGLPYRVVLLAAGDTGFSSAKTYDLEVFAPGVGKWLEVSSCSVFTDFQARRANIRYRPSAGEKPRFVHTLNGSGLAFPRIFAAILEHYQQPDGTIVVPEALRPLLGVDRLA, translated from the coding sequence GTGCACGACCTGCGCCTGATCCGGGACCAGATCGAACAGCTGCGCGATGGCATGCGCCGCCGCGGCAAGCTCGCCCAGTACGCTGGGGACATCGACGAAGCCGAGCGTCTCGACAAGGCGCGCCGGGCGGCCATAACGGCCGTCGAGGAGAAGAAGGCGCGCCGAAACGCCGTGACGCAGGAGGTCGGCCGGCTCAAGAAGGCGAAGGCGGATGCCGAGGCCCAACTCGCGGAGTCGCGCGCGCTGGGCGAGGAGATCGCGCGCATCGAGGCGGAACTCGCACCGTTGCAGGCGCGCCTCGACGAACTGCTCCTCGGCATCCCCAACATCCCGCTCGGGGACGTGCCGGAGGGGGACGAGTCGCAGAACCGCGTCGTCCGCACCTGGGGGGAGCCGAGGGCCGCCGAGAGCGTTCGGCCGCACTGGGAGGTGGGCGCGCAACTCGGGCTGCTAGACCTCGAGCGTGGCGCGAAGGTCGCTGGGTCGGGCTTCATCGTCTATCGCGGCAAGGGCGCGCGGATGATCCGCAGCTTCATGAACGCGATGCTCGACCTCCACACCGGCGAGTTCGGGTACGAAGAGGTCTGGGTCCCGGTCGTCGTGAACCGTGCCTCGATGATCGGCACCGGCCAGCTCCCCAAGTTCGAGGACGACATGTACGCGCTCCGGGACGAGGAGCTGTTCCTCATCCCGACGGCCGAGGTGCCGGTCACGAATCTCTATCGCGACGAGATCCTCTCGGCGGAGGAGCTCCCCAAGGCGCTCTGCGCCTACAGCCCCTGCTTCCGTCGCGAGGCGGGCTCGGCGGGCAAGGACACGCGCGGCGTCCTCCGTGTGCACGAGTTCGACAAGGTCGAACTGGTGCGCTACGCGACGCCGGAGCAGTCCGAGGCGGAGCTCGAGAAGCTCCTCGGACACGCCGAGTCGGTGCTCCAGCGCCTTGGTCTGCCGTATCGGGTGGTGCTCCTCGCGGCCGGCGACACCGGATTCTCGAGTGCCAAGACGTACGACCTCGAGGTCTTCGCTCCCGGGGTGGGGAAGTGGCTCGAGGTCTCGAGCTGCTCGGTCTTCACCGACTTCCAGGCGCGACGCGCGAACATCCGGTATCGCCCGTCCGCGGGGGAAAAGCCGAGGTTCGTGCACACACTGAATGGCTCGGGGCTGGCCTTCCCGCGGATCTTCGCCGCGATACTCGAGCACTATCAGCAGCCGGACGGCACCATCGTCGTCCCCGAGGCGCTGCGCCCGTTGCTGGGCGTGGACCGCCTCGCGTGA